In Silurus meridionalis isolate SWU-2019-XX chromosome 7, ASM1480568v1, whole genome shotgun sequence, the genomic stretch GGTTTAGGATTTTATACTACAATTTATACATCCTCCACTCACAAAGTAATGAGAATGAAATGTAGGGAGAGGATGTGGTGCAATCAGGAACCTATTTACAAAAGCTTTAAGATTCCCACTTAAGACAATGTCAGGAAATATTTTGATGAAATCACTATTTTTGAGTGTacagaatgtttaaaaagcatgagCCATAAAATATAGGAATCTTAGTACCCAGACTGTATTTCACTCCCTCCTGGTGCtgtatgtgttgtgttgtcAGCAGTTTACACTAACAAGAGTGATGACCCGTAACTCGAGTACTCGAGTCGGACAGACAAAACCCACACACAacctgtgtttatttgtgtttgtgtctcagtgtgtgGGCTTTGGTGTTCGGTTCCAGGTACACACACTGGCAAGTTTtcacataatcaaaaaaaaaaaactgattaagCCAAAAACAAATGACAACTATTTGTCTACTAAGACATGTTTTGCGGCTTCCCCATGGTCATATCGTATctctagatttatttatatgttttaggTTGAACttcatctattattattatctgtctTAAAACACATCTGGATTAGTCCTTGCGTGAAGTGTGCAGTCAGAATTCTGTCTTTATAGGctttcatttgtgtaaaaatattatACACTACGACACAGTATTAAACACAATGGAGAGAACTGTCTTCATTAAAGCTATGACGCTGAGAACAACACTGGACATTAGTCttaaatttcacatttacattttttaaatctattttgcTAAATCATTCTGTCATGGATTTCCCATTAgaataaaacatgtaaataaaaaactgtcaaAGATATTCATTGACACTGTAAAACATCGTATTATTATCAAgctacaaattattattattaaattgtaaGAAAGTTTCGAGTGGTTAGACGGTagctttatatataataattgataTTTAGATGTTAAGACTTTAACAGCActtattcattacattttgttttacagGAGAGATCAGATGCTACTGCGATGCTCCGCAATGTGTTGCCACGGGATACATGTGCAAATCAGAGCTTAACGCCTGTTTTACCAAGGCCTTGGACCCGTTTAATACAAACTCCCCATTAACACATGGATGTCTAGACCCACTCTTAAACTCTGTGGATGTGTGCACTCAGAAGAACTCGGACGTTTCAAACAAAGGCCCTTCTCCTATTGAGTGCTGTCATGATGATATGTGCAACTACCGGGGTTTACCCAGTATTGTTCACACCCGAAGTGACCCCACAGGTGAGAACTACAGTGATTCTACATACAGAATATTCTGGATGGTATCTTTATGTTAAGACGTTATGGTGGTGTGTTCCGTTGAAATGTGTTGTCCTTGAGGGCCAGAGCTCAGAAGCAGGAGTGGTTGCATGATTAGTAATCAGTTTATAGTTTACCTTTGAGCTGTCAGGTACATATGAATGGCGATTGATAGCATGTGGATTATGTAATACTTTGCTCTGCAGGAATGTGCCTCTGAGTTaacctgtgcaaaaaaaaaaacaagcagcacTTAAAACGCGTACACGAAGCAACAAAGAATGAAAGAACCCTGTCTCTGCTTTTTCAGATCGCTATCAGTCAGAGGGCTCGAACCAGAACTTGATCACACGAGTGCAAGAGTTAGCCTCAGCAAAAGAGGTGTGGTTCAGAGCAGCTGTGATCGCTGTGCCCATCGCTGGAGGCCTGATCCTGGTGCTGCTCATCATGTTGGCTCTCCGCATGCTACGCAGTGAGAACAAGCGACTTCGGGTTCAGAGACAGCAGATGCTCTCGCGCTTGCACTACAGCTTCCATGGGCATAACCATGCCAAAAAAGGCCACATGGCAAAGCTGGACCTGGAGTGTATGGTGCCTGTGACTGGCCATGAGAACTGCTGTGCAGGCTGCGATAAACTCAGACAAGCCGAACTGAGCACACAAGGAGGCGAACGCTTCCTCTCTCTTGTGCACTGGGGCATGTACACAGGCCACGGCAAACTGGAGTTTGTATGACCAGTGACTACTTCTCTGTGTGACTACTTGCTCGCTGGTATTTGGGCACCAGAGTGAGGATGTTCAATATGCTTGAACTGTGTAGCATTTTGTTGatgtactattattataattattttccatttgcattgtaattttattattttctttgtcaATGGACAGTGAAATCAATAGGCCACAGATGTTTGCCTTGTCTGTTATTTTTCGTTTTCTTTGATGGAGCACTTTACTTGAATTAGAGCTTGAGAAGGTTGAGTTCCTGAAATAAGCCTTTCAAGCCCTGTCCTGTGGATCCTTGACTGACACTGACGACTGAAGGATTCATCTTATTtgcacatttgtataaaattaagatgaaaatacttttttgcataaaaaaaaaaaaacactgacaccAGGGTACAAATATGACCGTTTTCATTTCAGTCAAGTTCTATAAATAAAGATCTCAGTGTTGactgtaaatgtttaaacataCCCGGCTATGATTTTATtacctatatattttttataaggCTTTGTGTATTATGTGTTTTACGGATGCTTCTTTTCTCTGAAGTTTAGAGGTAGCAGACGCAGGAAAGTTAACACACGGTCCTTGTTCAAAAGCAGAGTCTTCCATTGCACTGCGTCATTTCTGAAGCCCCTCCAGTGGGGACACATTAcatttctctcgctctctcgcgcTTGTACTCTGGGGATTAATGTTGCAGGCTGAGTGAGTATTTATTTAGCATGTGAGGGAATGTCAGGAAGCTGTAAGCTTTGAGTCCTCAGCTTGCACTCGGCAGGCACAGTAACACTCCTGTATTCACTCAGCCTGAGGATTTCACCTCACTACAAACCTGCTCTGAGAACTTTGACATTTTCAGAGTAAGTCAATATAGTGGTGTCCTGGTAACTGTACTCACACACTGATCTGCAAACCGCAGCGCTCTGCTTGACCTAAGGCTCACATTCCACTGTGAATTAGTTCGCTATGGAGATGGTGTAGTAAAAAACTCAGCATATCCTCAGACATGAAAAAcgtgaaaaaaaagacattgatATCTTCTCGGCTAAACTGCAAATATGACAGATGTTAGATGGCTGTAAGTAATGGGTCATGACATGGAATAGAAAAACATTCGTACATAGAATTCCTGTAAATGTACTCTTAGTGTACTAACATTACATTGATGTGTTATAGCCATCGACAtcaacttgtgcatgataaCGAGTTTATGTGAGCTTTGTAAATCTTGTGTTGATATCGCACACAGACAAAAGTGaatagattatttatttatatttctgtgaAGCCTACATTTCAACTTATCCTGAAGATGAAAGGGAGTTCAAAGCAGAAATGCACTATTTAAACCACATAGATTTGCATTgtaaaaaaagtcatttaaatCATGGTGACATTGAGAAATGTTTGCCAACAAATTCCATTTAAGGGGTGATCAGCAATTGATGAATATTCAAAACAGTAGTCTATTTCATATTTG encodes the following:
- the bambia gene encoding BMP and activin membrane-bound inhibitor (Xenopus laevis) homolog a, encoding MDRHSSFVSLWLQLELCAMAVLLTKGEIRCYCDAPQCVATGYMCKSELNACFTKALDPFNTNSPLTHGCLDPLLNSVDVCTQKNSDVSNKGPSPIECCHDDMCNYRGLPSIVHTRSDPTDRYQSEGSNQNLITRVQELASAKEVWFRAAVIAVPIAGGLILVLLIMLALRMLRSENKRLRVQRQQMLSRLHYSFHGHNHAKKGHMAKLDLECMVPVTGHENCCAGCDKLRQAELSTQGGERFLSLVHWGMYTGHGKLEFV